In a single window of the Chelonia mydas isolate rCheMyd1 chromosome 8, rCheMyd1.pri.v2, whole genome shotgun sequence genome:
- the LOC119566981 gene encoding LOW QUALITY PROTEIN: protocadherin alpha-5-like (The sequence of the model RefSeq protein was modified relative to this genomic sequence to represent the inferred CDS: deleted 1 base in 1 codon), whose amino-acid sequence MALLRRDSLVIGQLLRLVLLHTAWEVGSGQVRYSLPEESKHGTFVGRLAQDLGLEVSELVPRMFRMVSKGRGDYFEVNLQSGVLFVNSRIDREEVCGQSPLCAIDLEVIVDKPLRIFHVEVEIQDVNDNAPAFPAPEKNLFILESRLPDSRFPLEGAFDADIGINSLLTYKLSPNEYFSIDVKKNNEQRKSLVLLLKEPLDREETSVHHLLLTATDGGKPELTGTVQLVITVLDANDNAPVFNQSIYEVRLLENAANGTLIIKLNATDLDEGINKDISYSFTNSFNPNLRNMFSLDPNTGEVRFKGELDFENIRLYEIQIEATDKSTFPLTGHCTLVVEVLDVNDNAPELAVTSLSLPVPEDAPPGTVVALISVSDRDSGDNGKVTCSIPPDLPFQLVSTFKNYHSLVLAEAVDRERVSEYKILVTARDEGAPSLSASSSILVPIADVNDNAPAFPQPVYTVFVKENNRPGAHLLSVSASDPDLRENAFVSYSVVERSVGEQQPVSSYISVHSESGHIYGLQPFDYEELQVLQFQVSARDAGFPSLCGTVTVQLFVVDENDNAPAVSAPGSGRGSPGPELVPLSAGAGHVVGKVRAVDADSGYNAWLRYEVQEARAAGPFRVGVYSGEISTTRALEESDGPSQRLVILVKDHGEPALSATATVSLSLVESPQAVKWDSRRRVGSEGPLVDMNVSLMIAICSVSGLFVLVIVVYVALRCHTGPEVMCGPGKATVVCSSEVGSWSYSQRQSRNCVSGKAPPRMT is encoded by the exons ATGGCTCTTCTCCGGCGAGACTCCCTGGTAATCGGGCAGCTGCTGCGGCTGGTTCTGCTACACacggcctgggaggtgggcagcggCCAGGTCCGTTATTCCCTGCCGGAGGAATCCAAACACGGCACCTTTGTGGGCCGCCTGGCCCAGGACCTGGGGCTGGAGGTGTCGGAGCTGGTGCCTCGGATGTTCCGGATGGTCTCCAAAGGCAGGGGAGACTATTTTGAGGTAAATTTGCAGAGCGGCGTTTTGTTTGTTAATTCGCGAATAGACAGGGAAGAGGTGTGCGGCCAGAGCCCCCTGTGCGCCATTGACCTGGAGGTGATAGTGGACAAACCCCTGAGGATATTTCACGTGGAAGTGGAGATACAGGATGTAAATGACAATGCTCCTGCTTTTCCCGCacctgaaaaaaatctatttattttagaaTCCAGACTGCCAGACTCGCGTTTTCCACTAGAGGGCGCGTTTGACGCAGATATTGGTATAAATTCTCTGCTAACCTATAAACTCAGCCCAAATGAATATTTCAGTATAGATGTGAAGAAAAATAACGAGCAAAGAAAATCGTTAGTCCTTCTGTTAAAAGAACCTCTGGATAGAGAGGAAACCTCCGTGCATCATTTATTACTCACTGCCACTGATGGGGGCAAACCGGAGCTCACGGGCACAGTTCAGCTGGTGATCACTGTGCTGGATGCCAATGACAACGCGCCTGTGTTTAATCAGTCCATCTATGAAGTGCGTTTGTTAGAAAATGCGGCTAATGGGACATTAATCATTAAACTCAATGCAACCGATTTAGATGAGGGAATTAATAAAGACATTTCATATTCATTTACTAATTCTTTTAATCCTAATTTAAGGAATATGTTTAGTTTAGATCCAAACACTGGTGAAGTAAGATTTAAAGGAGAATTAGACTTCGAAAATATCAGGTTATATGAAATTCAAATCGAAGCAACTGATAAAAGTACTTTCCCCTTGACTGGACATTGCACCCTCGTGGTGGAAGTGTTAGACGTGAACGATAACGCCCCTGAGCTGGCCGTGACTTCCCTTTCCCTGCCGGTACCGGAGGACGCTCCCCCGGGGACGGTGGTGGCTCTTATTAGCGTCTCCGACCGGGACTCGGGAGACAACGGCAAAGTCACCTGCTCCATCCCCCCGGACCTGCCGTTTCAGCTCGTCTCCACCTTTAAGAATTATCACTCGCTGGTGCTGGCGGAGGCCGTGGATCGGGAGCGAGTGTCTGAATATAAGATCCTGGTGACAGCCAGAGACGAAGGGGCCCCGTCTCTCTcggccagcagcagcattttggtgCCGATCGCGGATGTGAACGATAACGCCCCTGCTTTCCCTCAGCCCGTGTACACGGTGTTTGTGAAGGAAAACAACCGTCCCGGGGCCCATCTCTTGAGCGTGTCGGCGTCGGACCCGGACCTGCGGGAAAACGCCTTTGTGAGCTACTCGGTGGTGGAGCGCAGTGTGGGAGAGCAGCAGCCCGTGTCCAGCTACATCTCGGTGCACTCGGAGAGCGGGCACATCTATGGGCTGCAGCCCTTTGACTACGaggagctgcaagtgctgcagTTCCAGGTGAGCGCGCGGGACGCCGGGTTCCCCTCCTTGTGCGGGACCGTGACTGTGCAGCTCTTCGTCGTGGATGAAAATGACAACGCGCCGGCAGTGTCCGCGCCTGGCTCCGGCCGCGGCTCGCCAGGGCCCGAGCTGGTTCCGCTGTCGGCCGGCGCAGGGCACGTGGTGGGCAAGGTCCGAGCGGTGGATGCGGATTCCGGCTACAACGCGTGGCTTCGCTACGAAGtgcaggaggccagggctgcggGGCCTTTCCGGGTGGGTGTGTACAGCGGGGAGATCAGCACCACGCGGGCCTTGGAGGAGTCGGACGGCCCCAGCCAGAGACTCGTGATCCTGGTGAAGGACCATGGGGAGCCGGCGCTGTCAGCCACAGCCACGGTCAGCCTGTCCCTGGTGGAGAGTCCCCAGGCTGTGAAATGGGACTCGAGGCGAAGGGTCGGGAGCGAAGGGCCCTTGGTTGACATGAACGTGTCTTTAATGATCGCCATTTGCTCTGTGTCCGGGCTGTTTGTGCTGGTGATTGTCGTGTACGTTGCCTTGAGGTGCCACACGGGTCCGGAAGTGATGTGCGGTCCTGGGAAAGCCACCGTGGTGTGCTCGAGCGAAGTGGGGAGTTGGTCCTATTCGCAGCGCCAGAGCCGGAAT TGTGTGTCGGGGAAGGCACCGCCAAGAATGACCTGA